Proteins co-encoded in one Kribbella solani genomic window:
- a CDS encoding LemA family protein, translating to MLWVIIAIVAVVVILAILLITSYNRFVKQRNLIQESWRQIDVELHRRYDLIPNLVETVRAYAAHERHVFEEVARLRTQAVNVQGSNPEQRAAAEGQLSGALRQMMISVEQYPQLQSNQNFLGLQRELTDTEDRIAAGRRFYNANVGDYNTRIEAFPSNVIANSFKFEKAGYFEVKDEQVRAVPQVSFGTIGSVAGEQAPPQMQPGVPSSGQIHPQMPGDQGNYQQPPQQIPGGYQQQPGGYQGEPPVGGPPVGSPAPQDGQPPFTGGQ from the coding sequence ATGCTTTGGGTCATCATCGCGATCGTCGCGGTCGTCGTCATCCTGGCGATCCTGCTGATCACGTCGTACAACCGATTCGTCAAGCAGCGGAACCTGATCCAGGAGTCCTGGCGGCAGATCGACGTCGAGCTGCACCGCCGGTACGACCTGATCCCGAACCTGGTCGAGACCGTCCGGGCGTACGCGGCGCACGAGCGGCACGTGTTCGAGGAGGTCGCCCGGCTGCGGACCCAGGCGGTGAACGTGCAGGGCTCGAACCCGGAGCAGCGGGCCGCGGCCGAAGGGCAGCTGTCCGGCGCGCTCCGGCAGATGATGATCTCGGTCGAGCAGTACCCGCAGCTGCAGTCGAACCAGAACTTCCTCGGCCTGCAGCGCGAACTGACCGACACCGAGGACCGGATCGCGGCCGGCCGCCGGTTCTACAACGCGAACGTCGGCGACTACAACACCCGGATCGAGGCGTTCCCGTCGAACGTGATCGCGAACTCGTTCAAGTTCGAGAAGGCCGGGTACTTCGAGGTCAAGGACGAGCAGGTGCGCGCGGTGCCGCAGGTGTCGTTCGGCACGATCGGATCGGTCGCCGGTGAGCAGGCGCCACCGCAGATGCAGCCGGGCGTGCCGTCGTCCGGTCAGATCCACCCGCAGATGCCGGGGGACCAGGGCAACTACCAGCAGCCGCCGCAGCAGATCCCCGGTGGGTACCAGCAGCAGCCGGGTGGGTACCAGGGAGAGCCACCGGTGGGCGGGCCGCCTGTGGGTTCCCCCGCGCCACAGGACGGTCAGCCGCCATTCACCGGTGGCCAGTAG
- a CDS encoding aldo/keto reductase, producing the protein MSTVPSITLDNGVEIPQLGLGVWQVEDEIVTDVVTSAFETGYRHIDTAAIYGNERGVGRAIAASGLARDDLFITTKVWNNDQGYDSTLKAFDTSLSKLGLEYVDLYLIHWQSLQRDLYIETWKAFEQLYADKRVRAIGVSNFHEPALRRIFEESTIRPAVNQIELHPALPQDDLRAFNAENDIITEAWSPLASGELLENAALKTIGAKYAKSPAQVMIRWHLQLGNVVIPKSKTPSRIQENYEVFDFQLDNDDMATIADLETGTRTGGDPDIFG; encoded by the coding sequence ATGAGCACAGTCCCCTCCATCACTCTGGACAACGGCGTCGAGATCCCGCAGCTGGGCCTGGGGGTCTGGCAGGTCGAGGACGAGATCGTCACCGATGTGGTGACGTCGGCGTTCGAGACCGGCTACCGGCACATCGACACCGCCGCCATCTACGGCAACGAACGCGGCGTCGGCCGGGCGATCGCGGCGTCCGGCCTGGCCCGTGACGACCTGTTCATCACCACCAAGGTCTGGAACAACGACCAGGGCTACGACAGCACGCTGAAGGCGTTCGACACCAGCCTGTCGAAGCTCGGCCTGGAGTACGTCGACCTGTACCTGATCCACTGGCAGTCGTTGCAGCGCGATCTGTACATCGAGACCTGGAAGGCGTTCGAGCAGTTGTACGCCGACAAGCGGGTCCGCGCGATCGGCGTCTCGAACTTCCACGAACCCGCGCTGCGGCGGATCTTCGAGGAGAGCACGATCCGCCCGGCGGTGAACCAGATCGAGCTGCACCCGGCGCTGCCGCAGGACGACCTGCGCGCGTTCAACGCGGAGAACGACATCATCACCGAGGCGTGGAGCCCGCTCGCGTCCGGTGAACTGCTGGAGAACGCGGCCCTGAAGACGATCGGCGCCAAGTACGCCAAGTCGCCGGCCCAGGTGATGATCCGCTGGCACCTGCAGCTCGGCAACGTGGTGATCCCGAAGTCGAAGACGCCGAGCCGGATCCAGGAGAACTACGAGGTCTTCGACTTCCAGCTCGACAACGACGACATGGCCACGATCGCCGACCTCGAAACCGGCACCCGCACCGGCGGCGACCCAGACATCTTCGGCTGA
- a CDS encoding winged helix DNA-binding domain-containing protein has product MVVLSARAVNRAFLARQLLLEREQVGAADVVGRLVGMQGQEPKHPYLGLWTRIDGFDEKELDQAVRAREIVRGTMFRGTLHLVTAADYVRFRMTVAPVLAAGLKVLGDRATGLEPEKVVAAAETLLAKEPLTFTEVRDALQQQFPDVNERALGFCTRMLVPLVMYPADVRWSWTANSRFTPAEEWIGKKLHQQAEPGELVIRYLQAFGPATPADFQTWSGLQKAKPLFDDLDLETFTDEAGKTLYDVPAAPRPDPDTPAPVRFLPEFDNVLLSHAKRERIIADEHKPAVFTKNLRVKATYTVDGLVAGLWTAETKRGVATLTLTPFGRTLKKTATELEREGSALLRFLEPNATTHAVVTAS; this is encoded by the coding sequence ATGGTGGTTTTGAGTGCGCGGGCGGTCAATCGGGCGTTCCTGGCGCGGCAGTTGTTGCTGGAGCGGGAACAGGTTGGCGCGGCGGACGTCGTCGGGCGGTTGGTGGGGATGCAGGGGCAGGAGCCCAAGCATCCCTATCTGGGGTTGTGGACCCGGATCGACGGGTTCGACGAGAAGGAGCTGGATCAGGCGGTCCGGGCGCGGGAGATTGTCCGCGGGACGATGTTTCGGGGGACGTTGCATCTGGTGACGGCCGCGGATTACGTGCGGTTCCGGATGACCGTGGCGCCGGTACTGGCGGCGGGGTTGAAGGTGCTGGGCGATCGGGCCACGGGGCTGGAGCCGGAGAAGGTGGTCGCCGCGGCGGAAACCTTGCTGGCCAAGGAACCGTTGACGTTCACCGAAGTACGCGACGCGCTGCAGCAACAGTTCCCGGACGTGAACGAACGGGCGCTCGGGTTCTGTACACGGATGCTGGTGCCGCTCGTCATGTACCCGGCCGACGTCCGCTGGTCGTGGACGGCGAACTCACGCTTCACCCCGGCCGAAGAGTGGATCGGCAAAAAGCTGCACCAGCAGGCAGAACCGGGCGAGCTCGTCATCAGGTACCTGCAGGCGTTCGGCCCGGCGACACCCGCGGATTTCCAGACCTGGTCAGGTCTGCAAAAGGCGAAACCGCTCTTCGACGACCTCGACCTGGAAACGTTCACCGACGAAGCCGGCAAGACGTTGTACGACGTACCGGCCGCGCCGCGCCCGGATCCGGATACTCCGGCGCCGGTGCGTTTCCTGCCGGAGTTCGACAACGTCCTGCTCTCGCACGCGAAACGGGAGCGGATCATCGCCGACGAGCACAAACCGGCGGTTTTCACGAAGAACCTGCGGGTGAAGGCGACGTACACGGTCGACGGTCTGGTCGCCGGGCTGTGGACGGCCGAAACGAAGCGTGGTGTGGCCACCCTCACGCTCACGCCCTTTGGCCGGACGCTCAAGAAAACCGCCACCGAGCTTGAGCGTGAAGGCAGCGCATTGCTGCGGTTCCTGGAACCCAACGCCACAACCCATGCGGTGGTTACTGCGAGTTAA
- a CDS encoding glycine C-acetyltransferase: protein MIGRMRDDLTATIGEIRDAGLYKSERVITSPQQSLISVATGAEVLNFCANNYLGLSDHPEVVAAAKEALDRWGFGLSSVRFICGTQQIHKDLEGALSNFLGTEDTILYSSCFDANGGLFETLLGAEDAIISDELNHASIIDGVRLSKARRYRYKNRDMADLEAQLKDAADARYRLIATDGVFSMDGYVAPLDEICDLAERYDALVMVDDSHAVGFVGPDGAGTPSLFGVKDRVDIVTGTLGKALGGASGGYVSARREIVELLRQRSRPYLFSNSLAPSVTAASLKALELIGTSSALRDKLAANTTLFRTKMTEAGFDILPGDHPISPVMIGDAAQAARLADKLLDLGIYVIGFSYPVVPQGKARIRVQLSAAHSTEDVERAITAFAEARTALG from the coding sequence ATGATCGGGCGGATGCGGGACGACCTGACGGCGACCATCGGCGAGATCCGGGACGCCGGGCTGTACAAGTCGGAGCGGGTGATCACCTCACCGCAGCAGTCGCTGATCTCGGTCGCGACCGGCGCCGAGGTACTCAACTTCTGCGCCAACAACTACCTCGGGCTGTCCGATCACCCGGAGGTGGTCGCCGCGGCCAAGGAAGCCCTTGACCGGTGGGGATTCGGCCTCTCCTCGGTGCGGTTCATTTGCGGTACGCAACAGATCCACAAGGATCTTGAAGGTGCCCTGAGCAACTTTCTCGGCACCGAGGACACCATCCTGTACAGCTCGTGCTTCGACGCGAACGGCGGGCTCTTCGAGACCCTGCTCGGCGCCGAGGACGCGATCATCTCCGACGAGCTGAACCACGCCAGCATCATCGACGGGGTCCGGCTGTCGAAGGCGCGCCGCTATCGGTACAAGAACCGCGACATGGCCGATCTCGAAGCGCAGTTGAAGGACGCGGCCGACGCCCGGTACCGGCTGATCGCGACCGACGGCGTGTTCTCGATGGACGGGTACGTCGCCCCGCTGGACGAGATCTGCGACCTGGCCGAGCGGTACGACGCGCTCGTGATGGTCGACGATTCGCACGCGGTCGGTTTCGTCGGGCCGGACGGTGCCGGTACGCCGTCGCTGTTCGGCGTGAAGGACCGCGTCGACATCGTCACCGGCACGCTCGGCAAGGCCCTCGGCGGCGCCTCCGGTGGGTACGTGTCCGCGCGCCGCGAAATCGTCGAACTGCTCCGCCAGCGCTCACGTCCGTACCTGTTCTCGAACTCACTGGCCCCGTCCGTGACTGCCGCCTCGCTGAAGGCCCTCGAACTGATCGGCACCTCCAGCGCGCTCCGCGACAAGCTGGCCGCCAACACCACCCTGTTCCGCACCAAGATGACCGAAGCCGGCTTCGACATCCTCCCCGGCGACCACCCGATCTCCCCCGTGATGATCGGCGACGCCGCCCAAGCCGCACGGCTCGCCGACAAGCTCCTCGACCTCGGCATCTACGTGATCGGCTTCTCGTACCCGGTCGTCCCCCAGGGCAAGGCGCGGATCCGCGTCCAACTCTCCGCCGCCCACTCCACCGAAGACGTGGAACGCGCCATCACCGCCTTCGCCGAGGCCCGTACCGCCCTCGGCTGA
- a CDS encoding class E sortase, translating into MRGVVRWFGIVMLVAGVGLLGWVGWQYYGTGIASNKAMGEAEKSLRQQWRTPAPNSAATSAPTSGKAFVLLRIPRFGADWEKPVVEGVDPDDLARGIGHYPETQLPGQPGNFAIAGHRITHGSPFRKLLDLRKGDLVIVETQDAVYTYELDGSPRDLTVKNTDSWVLDPVPGKRQAPTKSIITLTTCQDLFHSPDRSVAFGHLIKVSKKA; encoded by the coding sequence ATGCGGGGAGTAGTCAGATGGTTCGGCATCGTCATGCTGGTGGCTGGAGTCGGGCTGCTCGGGTGGGTCGGCTGGCAGTACTACGGCACCGGAATCGCCTCGAACAAGGCGATGGGCGAGGCCGAGAAGTCGCTGCGGCAGCAGTGGCGTACGCCCGCGCCGAACAGTGCGGCGACCAGTGCGCCGACGAGTGGCAAGGCGTTCGTACTGCTCCGGATCCCCCGCTTCGGAGCTGACTGGGAGAAGCCGGTCGTCGAAGGGGTCGACCCGGATGACCTGGCCCGGGGGATCGGGCACTACCCGGAGACCCAGCTGCCCGGTCAGCCAGGCAACTTCGCGATCGCGGGGCACCGGATCACGCACGGCTCGCCGTTCCGCAAGCTACTCGACCTACGTAAGGGTGATCTGGTCATCGTCGAGACCCAGGATGCTGTCTACACGTACGAGCTGGACGGCTCGCCGCGCGACCTGACCGTGAAGAACACCGACTCCTGGGTGCTGGACCCGGTCCCGGGCAAACGCCAGGCGCCGACGAAGTCGATCATCACCCTGACCACCTGCCAGGACCTGTTCCACTCCCCGGACCGCTCCGTCGCCTTCGGCCACCTGATCAAGGTCAGCAAGAAGGCCTGA
- the tdh gene encoding L-threonine 3-dehydrogenase produces the protein MKALVKAEAKPGLWLQDVPEPKIEADEVLIKVLRTGLCGTDLHIQNWDHWAQKNVPVPMVTGHEFCGEVVEVGVGVRDVAVGDLVSGEGHLVCGRCRNCRAGRRHLCIKTRGLGVHVPGAFAEYVALPASNAWVHKDDNGTVDLDVAAIFDPFGNAVHTALSFPLVGEDVLITGAGPIGVMAAAVALHAGARNVVITDLSEYRLDLARKIGVTRAVNVGAESIAEAQRSLGMREGFDVGMEMSGQPAALRDMLANLTHGGKVAMLGLPSDEIAIDWGTVVLNMLTIKGIYGREMFETWYSMSVMLERGLDLTPVITHRFGYADFERAFDVARQGQCGKVIMDWTRETLEEKH, from the coding sequence GTGAAGGCGCTGGTCAAGGCCGAGGCGAAACCCGGGTTGTGGCTGCAGGACGTGCCGGAGCCCAAGATCGAGGCCGATGAGGTCCTGATCAAGGTACTGCGTACGGGACTGTGCGGTACCGACCTGCACATCCAGAACTGGGACCACTGGGCCCAGAAGAACGTGCCGGTACCGATGGTGACCGGGCACGAGTTCTGCGGTGAGGTGGTCGAGGTCGGCGTCGGTGTCCGCGATGTCGCGGTCGGTGACCTGGTCAGTGGCGAAGGGCATCTGGTCTGTGGCCGGTGCCGCAACTGCCGGGCCGGCCGCCGCCACCTGTGTATCAAGACCCGCGGGCTGGGCGTGCATGTGCCGGGTGCGTTCGCGGAGTACGTCGCGCTGCCGGCGAGCAACGCGTGGGTACACAAGGACGACAACGGCACAGTGGATCTTGACGTGGCAGCGATCTTCGATCCGTTCGGCAACGCCGTACACACCGCGTTGTCGTTCCCGCTGGTCGGTGAGGACGTGCTGATCACCGGCGCCGGGCCGATCGGGGTGATGGCCGCGGCGGTCGCGCTGCACGCCGGCGCGCGGAACGTGGTGATCACGGACCTGTCCGAGTACCGGCTGGACCTGGCCCGGAAGATCGGCGTGACGCGTGCGGTCAACGTCGGCGCGGAGTCGATCGCGGAGGCGCAGCGGAGCCTCGGGATGCGCGAGGGTTTCGATGTCGGGATGGAGATGTCCGGGCAGCCGGCCGCGCTCCGGGACATGCTCGCGAACCTGACCCACGGCGGAAAGGTCGCGATGCTCGGCCTGCCGTCGGACGAGATCGCGATCGACTGGGGCACGGTGGTGCTGAACATGCTGACCATCAAGGGCATCTACGGCCGGGAGATGTTCGAGACCTGGTACTCGATGTCGGTGATGCTGGAGCGCGGCCTGGACCTGACCCCGGTGATCACGCACCGGTTCGGGTACGCGGACTTCGAGCGCGCTTTCGACGTCGCGCGGCAAGGGCAGTGCGGCAAGGTGATCATGGACTGGACGCGGGAAACCCTGGAGGAGAAGCACTGA
- a CDS encoding LysR family transcriptional regulator, translating to MRLVHDMGMELRQLRSFVVVAEELNVGRAATRLHLTQPSLSRQIAALEHDLGVELFARIKRRFVLTAAGETFLADAKDLLRRSDEAVRTAQRTQRGELGTLRLRFVQSATFEVLPRLLGAFRQAYPEVVLDLEASTTLRQTQALHDGRIDVGLLRPNTPAPTGTTSAGGAAAGAGAAGAGAGAPGGAGGAAVVRLAGLESRVVAEDALVVALPAGHRLAGRKRLRLAELADESFVLYSRPTGPAVHDTIVGYCRAAGFTPRIEQDAADVQTIVSLVAAGLGISLLISPTPPSNPAAVVYRELSDDLPCWQLSAAWSPDNRSPALARFLDLLAP from the coding sequence ATGCGTTTGGTGCATGATATGGGAATGGAACTGCGCCAACTCAGATCGTTCGTGGTGGTCGCCGAGGAGCTGAACGTCGGCCGTGCGGCGACCCGGCTGCACCTCACCCAGCCGTCGCTCAGCCGTCAGATCGCCGCGCTCGAACACGACCTCGGGGTGGAACTTTTCGCCCGGATCAAACGCCGATTCGTACTGACCGCCGCCGGCGAGACGTTCCTGGCCGACGCGAAGGACTTGTTGCGCCGGTCCGACGAGGCGGTGCGTACGGCGCAACGTACGCAACGCGGAGAACTCGGGACGTTGCGATTGCGGTTCGTACAGTCGGCGACGTTCGAGGTGCTGCCGCGGCTGCTGGGCGCGTTCCGGCAGGCCTATCCCGAAGTGGTGCTGGACCTGGAAGCGTCCACGACCCTCCGCCAGACCCAGGCGTTGCACGACGGCCGGATAGACGTCGGCCTACTCCGCCCGAACACCCCAGCACCAACAGGCACGACGAGTGCGGGTGGTGCGGCGGCGGGTGCCGGTGCCGCGGGCGCGGGTGCGGGTGCGCCGGGTGGTGCGGGTGGGGCGGCGGTGGTGCGGTTGGCGGGGTTGGAGTCTCGGGTGGTGGCGGAGGACGCGCTGGTGGTGGCGTTGCCTGCCGGGCACCGGCTGGCGGGGCGGAAGCGCCTCCGGCTGGCCGAGCTCGCGGACGAGTCGTTCGTGTTGTACTCGCGGCCGACCGGGCCCGCCGTACACGACACCATCGTCGGCTACTGCCGGGCGGCCGGATTCACGCCCCGGATCGAGCAGGACGCCGCCGACGTACAAACCATCGTCTCGCTGGTCGCGGCCGGGCTCGGCATCTCGCTCCTGATCAGCCCGACCCCGCCGTCGAACCCCGCCGCGGTCGTCTACCGCGAGTTGTCCGACGACCTCCCGTGCTGGCAACTCTCCGCGGCCTGGTCCCCGGACAACCGCTCACCCGCCCTCGCCCGCTTCCTCGACCTGCTGGCCCCCTGA
- the pyrE gene encoding orotate phosphoribosyltransferase, translating into MNYDRDGLLEQVKSKAIVHGRVTLASGKEADYYVDLRRITLDAAAAPLIGPAMLELTKDLEYDAVGGLTLGADPVAMSMLHAAAQQGRTLDAFVVRKAEKTHGLQRRIEGPEVKGRRVLAVEDTSTTGGSVLTAVEALREAGAEVVAVAVIVDRSTGARERVEADGLEYRAVFGLEDLGLN; encoded by the coding sequence ATGAACTACGACCGGGACGGACTGCTGGAGCAGGTCAAGAGCAAGGCGATCGTGCACGGGCGGGTGACGCTGGCCTCCGGCAAGGAAGCCGACTACTACGTCGACCTGCGCCGGATCACGCTGGACGCGGCCGCGGCGCCGCTGATCGGGCCGGCGATGCTCGAGCTGACCAAGGACCTGGAGTACGACGCGGTCGGCGGGCTCACGCTCGGTGCCGACCCGGTCGCGATGTCGATGCTGCACGCGGCGGCTCAGCAGGGCCGGACGCTGGACGCGTTCGTGGTCCGCAAGGCCGAGAAGACGCACGGGCTGCAGCGGCGGATCGAAGGGCCCGAGGTGAAGGGCCGCCGGGTGCTGGCGGTCGAGGACACCTCCACGACGGGTGGTTCGGTGCTGACCGCGGTGGAGGCGTTGCGCGAGGCGGGTGCCGAGGTGGTCGCGGTCGCGGTGATCGTCGACCGGTCGACCGGCGCGCGCGAACGGGTGGAAGCGGATGGCCTGGAGTACCGGGCCGTGTTCGGACTCGAGGACCTGGGTCTCAACTGA